From Anaerohalosphaera lusitana, one genomic window encodes:
- the nikR gene encoding nickel-responsive transcriptional regulator NikR has product MEKIQRIGISLEGSLLDKFDELIHEKNYPNRSEAVRDLIREKLSGEKLQDPETEAVAAVHLVYDHHQTQLTEKLIRIQHSHLLKTISSMHVHIGHHECLEVILLRGKVREITRLGDQIVSLKGVTYGKINLIAAEEFLSEEEHSHGHDHRA; this is encoded by the coding sequence ATGGAAAAAATACAAAGAATAGGCATTTCGCTTGAAGGATCATTGCTCGATAAGTTTGACGAGCTCATTCACGAAAAGAACTATCCGAATCGTTCGGAGGCGGTGCGTGATCTGATCCGTGAGAAGCTGTCGGGGGAGAAGCTGCAGGATCCGGAGACCGAGGCTGTGGCGGCGGTTCACCTGGTTTACGACCATCATCAGACGCAGCTTACTGAGAAACTGATCCGGATCCAGCACAGCCACCTGCTAAAGACTATCAGCTCGATGCACGTGCATATCGGACATCACGAATGTCTGGAGGTGATACTGCTGCGGGGCAAGGTTCGTGAGATCACACGGCTGGGCGATCAGATCGTGAGTCTGAAGGGTGTGACCTACGGCAAGATCAACCTGATCGCGGCGGAGGAGTTTCTCAGCGAGGAGGAGCACTCGCACGGACATGATCATCGCGCATAA
- a CDS encoding TfoX/Sxy family protein, with the protein MTVSDEYLEYVLDQLRFVDDVTYRKMFGAIGIYSGPDFFAIIDEDVLYFKVDDHNRPDYESAGTDAFRPYEDPDMTMSYYEVPVDVLESADTLAVWAQKAIAAARRKKTRKR; encoded by the coding sequence ATGACCGTCAGTGACGAATACCTCGAATACGTACTCGACCAGCTCCGCTTCGTGGACGACGTAACCTACCGCAAAATGTTCGGCGCCATCGGCATATACTCCGGCCCCGACTTCTTCGCCATCATCGACGAAGACGTGCTCTACTTCAAAGTCGACGACCACAACCGCCCCGACTATGAATCGGCCGGCACCGACGCCTTCCGCCCCTACGAGGACCCCGACATGACCATGAGCTATTACGAGGTCCCCGTCGATGTCCTCGAATCCGCCGACACTCTTGCCGTATGGGCCCAAAAAGCCATCGCCGCCGCCAGACGCAAAAAAACCAGAAAGCGATAA
- a CDS encoding cation diffusion facilitator family transporter: MHSHSHGHGHGHSHAHGSYDIAFAVGIALNVIFIVVEVIFGLLSDSMALLADAGHNFSDVVGLLIAWAASYATRLKPTHRRTYGWRKASILGALTNSVILFTALGAMTLEAVRRLMNPVEVHAHTVITVALIGVVINALTAAMFMKGRKHDLNIRGAFLHMAADAGVSLGVVFAGMLIGYTGLLWIDPAVSLAIVVVILIGTWSLFRASFNLAMDAVPEHVDVHEVRNYLESLPGVEEVHDLHIWAMSTTETALTAHLLKPSHENDDKLLTDASEALHHRFHIGHVTLQYERS; the protein is encoded by the coding sequence ATGCACTCACATTCACACGGACACGGCCACGGACACTCACACGCTCACGGCAGCTACGACATCGCCTTCGCCGTAGGCATCGCCCTCAACGTCATCTTCATCGTCGTCGAGGTCATCTTCGGCCTGCTCTCCGACTCCATGGCACTGCTCGCCGACGCAGGCCACAACTTCAGCGACGTCGTCGGCCTCCTCATCGCCTGGGCCGCCAGCTACGCAACCCGCCTCAAACCCACACACCGCCGCACCTACGGCTGGCGCAAGGCCAGCATCCTCGGCGCCCTCACAAATTCCGTCATCCTCTTCACCGCCCTCGGCGCAATGACCCTCGAAGCCGTCCGCCGCCTCATGAACCCCGTCGAAGTGCACGCCCACACCGTCATCACCGTCGCACTCATCGGCGTCGTCATAAACGCCCTCACCGCCGCGATGTTCATGAAGGGCCGCAAGCACGACCTCAACATCCGCGGCGCCTTCCTCCACATGGCAGCAGACGCGGGCGTCTCGCTCGGCGTCGTCTTTGCCGGCATGCTCATCGGCTACACCGGCCTGCTCTGGATCGACCCCGCTGTCAGTCTCGCCATCGTCGTCGTCATCCTCATCGGCACCTGGAGCCTGTTCCGCGCCAGCTTCAACCTCGCCATGGACGCCGTCCCCGAACACGTCGATGTACACGAGGTCCGCAACTATCTCGAATCCCTCCCGGGCGTTGAAGAAGTGCACGACCTCCACATATGGGCAATGAGCACCACCGAAACCGCCCTCACCGCTCACCTGCTAAAGCCCAGCCACGAAAACGACGACAAACTGCTCACCGACGCATCCGAGGCCCTGCACCACCGCTTCCACATAGGCCACGTCACACTGCAGTACGAGAGAAGCTGA